Below is a window of Fusobacterium varium DNA.
ATCCATCTACTATTGCTCAAACATTAAACTACTTCATACTTGGAGGAGATAGAGGAGATACAGTTACTGTTAAAACTGGAGTTGAAGAGATAGATGTATATGTAAGACTTCCAAAAGAGAAGAGAAGTGATATCTCAATTCTTCAAAACTTAAATATTAAAATAGCTGATAATAAATTTATAAAACTTTCTGACGTTGTAGATATAGTAATGGCAGAGGGATCAACAGAGTTAAATAAAACAGATAGAATTTATAGTGTAAGTATCTCTGCAAATGATGGTGGAGTAGGTATGAAAGCTATTCAAGATAAGATGGTAGAAGCATACAATAATAGTAACCCACCAGAATCAGTAGCATATAGATGGGGAGGAAGTTCTGAAAACCTAAGTGATTCAACAAGCCAATTAGGTATGGCTTTAGGAATTTCAATCTTCTTGATCTATGCATTACTTGCTGCACAATTTGAAAACTTTGTACTTCCAGTAATTATCATAGGATCTATTCCATTAGCTCTTATTGGAATTGTATGGGGATTATTAATAATGAATCAACCTATTGATATAATGGTTATGATAGGATTAATACTACTTGCAGGGGTTGTTGTAAACAATGCCATTGTACTTATTGACTTCATTAAGATGACTAGAGAAAGAGGAAGCGAAAGAACAGAAGCAGTTGTAGAATCTTGTAGAACAAGATTGAGACCTATTTTGATGACAACAATGACAACAGTACTAGGAATGTTACCACTTGCATTAGGAATAGGAGAAGGAGCAGAAATTTATAGAGGAATGGCAATAACAGTTATGTTTGGACTTTCGTTCTCTACACTTTTAACATTGGTTGTAATACCTATTTTATATACATTGATAGAAGATATGAATAATGCTATTTTAAAATTCTTGAAAAAAATATACAATGGTATTATGAACATGTTACCTAAAAAATTAAGTGGAAGAGAGTAAAAAGGGGGACTTAGCATGACTGATGGACACTATAATTACAAAATGATATTTGTTAATATCAATGAATCTCAAAAAACAAGATTAGAAGATTTCTTTGATGAGATTAAATTCTACTACTATACTGTTCAAAAAAAAGTAGAAAGTGTATGGGACGCTAAAATAAAACATAAAAATTCATTGACTTGGCCAGGAACAGATTGTGTATTTATTTTAACTGTACCAGAAAAAAATCTAGATAAAATGCTAAAACACTTAAAAACTTTTAGAATGTCTCTACCTCAAGGAATTGTTATGACAGCTGGAGTAATTCCTGTTGATAGAATTATAATAGATTTTATGAATGAGGATATTACACCAGATGAAGAGATGTTGAAGAAACTAAAGAAAAAACACGGAGTAAACTAAGGGTAACTAAGAAGGGAACTAAGCGATAAGTTTAGTTCCCTTTAAATTTTGCTAAAAAATATAAATTGCTTAAACTATAATTTATCATTCTAATTTACGTTTACAAAACTTATATTTTTTAACATCAATTTGACTCCATGTCAGTGAATAAAGAATCCCTAGGCTCATTCCGTTGAAAATGCAAAACTCACTCGCAAGCTCGCTCAAACACGTTGCATTTTCTTAACTTCATTTCGCTAAGGACTTCTAATATTCACTTCTAAATTACGTCAACTTGATGTTAGGGATAAATTTATTTTTAATATTCCTAATATCAGCTAAATGTAATTTAGAGAAGAATATTAGAGAGAGTTACGAAAGCTGACGCTAAAAATTCCGACGTGTTTGAACGAAGTGAGTTTCGGAATTTTAGTCAGATGAGTTTTACTCTCTCTTTATTCTTTGACATGGAATTTAGCTGATATTTAAAAGAAATAGAGATAACTTAACTTGATTAATAATCGCAAATAACAAAGGTACTTTGTCAAAACCTAGCAATGTGCTAGATAACTGAGCTTAGTTAGCTAAATTATAGTTTAGATAATAATAAAAAGGAAGCTCAATTAGAGCTTCCTTAAAAAACATTATTATTTTGCAAGTGCGTTTTTAACAGCTTCTTTAAATCCTTGAGAAGTGTAAGTTGCTCCAGCAACATCATCAACTTCAACTGATTGTTTTTCAATAATAGCAGCTGTTAATTTTTCAATAGCAGGTTCAGCTATTCTTTTAGTTTCTTTCATTTCAAGAACTTTTATAGTTGTGATTTTATCTCCTTCTACTTCAACAGAAACTTTGATGTCATCTTTGTATCCAAATCCAACACCTTCTTTAGCCACAGCAAAAGCTGCAACAGATGAAACTACTAATATAGCAGCAACGAATAATTTTTTCATTATAATCCTCCTAATTTAAATAACTTTCTTATGATAGTGCAGCTTGACAAAGTCCGCAACCTGTACAAACATGTCCAGCAAAAGCAACCTTTTGAGCTCCAGCTTTTTGAGCTTTTCTTATTTCAGCCATAGGTCCTTCACCTTCACCAGTAACATGTTTCTTTAACATTTCAACTAGGTTATCCATACAAGAAGTATATCCTGCTAATGGAGCTCCTGAACAATAGTTATCATCTAATAATTCGATTACTCTTTCAACTTCCATACCAGGTAAAAGTTTTCCTATAGCAGCAAGGTTTCCAGGACATCCTTTAACAGCTGAGAAAGATACGATTTTTCCATCTTTAACAGATACTGTCATTTCAGTAGAGCAAACTCCATAAGTTTTTTCAGTAAAAGTAACGTCTTTGTTTATAACCTTTGCAAGAGAAACTTGTTGAACTAAAAGTACACCAGCAAGGATAGCAATTGATTTTTTCATAAATAACCCTCCAAGATTAAAAAAATAATATAAATATAAATAAAATAGCTATATTAGTATACAATATTTTCTAAAAAAAAGCA
It encodes the following:
- a CDS encoding FMN-binding protein produces the protein MKKLFVAAILVVSSVAAFAVAKEGVGFGYKDDIKVSVEVEGDKITTIKVLEMKETKRIAEPAIEKLTAAIIEKQSVEVDDVAGATYTSQGFKEAVKNALAK
- a CDS encoding TSCPD domain-containing protein — protein: MKKSIAILAGVLLVQQVSLAKVINKDVTFTEKTYGVCSTEMTVSVKDGKIVSFSAVKGCPGNLAAIGKLLPGMEVERVIELLDDNYCSGAPLAGYTSCMDNLVEMLKKHVTGEGEGPMAEIRKAQKAGAQKVAFAGHVCTGCGLCQAALS